From Rickettsia endosymbiont of Ceutorhynchus obstrictus, a single genomic window includes:
- the rlmB gene encoding 23S rRNA (guanosine(2251)-2'-O)-methyltransferase RlmB has translation MRNKGHNSKNFYYLYGKHPVYSALRNPKRQIESIFCTSDIFNANKELISPYPYKIITNDFLSKLLEPSHIHQGIVAKVKTIFSNNIEDIDVNNPNCRIAILDQVTDPQNIGAIIRSAAAFEINTVILPADNAPDENATIAKAASGTLELVQVIKVTNLRMSMEYLKKQGFWIIGLDSAGSNSFNDNLFSDKIVVVLGSEDKGMRRLVRETCDHLVKIPISNKVESLNVSNAASIIFHLLYTKHPK, from the coding sequence ATGCGAAATAAAGGGCATAACTCTAAAAATTTTTATTATCTTTACGGCAAACACCCTGTATATTCAGCTCTTAGAAATCCAAAACGTCAAATTGAAAGCATCTTTTGTACCTCTGATATTTTTAATGCTAACAAGGAATTAATAAGCCCCTACCCTTATAAAATTATTACTAACGATTTTTTATCTAAACTTTTAGAACCGAGTCATATTCATCAAGGAATAGTAGCTAAAGTTAAGACTATTTTTTCTAATAATATCGAAGATATCGACGTCAATAATCCGAATTGTAGAATTGCAATTCTTGATCAGGTAACCGACCCTCAAAATATCGGCGCAATTATTCGTAGCGCAGCCGCCTTTGAAATTAATACCGTAATATTACCGGCAGATAACGCTCCGGATGAAAACGCGACGATTGCTAAAGCGGCTTCAGGTACTTTGGAGCTAGTACAAGTTATAAAAGTTACTAATTTACGTATGTCTATGGAATATCTTAAAAAACAAGGTTTCTGGATTATCGGGCTTGACTCAGCAGGAAGTAATTCTTTTAACGATAATTTATTTTCGGATAAAATCGTCGTCGTACTCGGCTCGGAAGACAAAGGAATGAGAAGGTTAGTTAGAGAAACATGCGACCATCTAGTAAAAATACCTATTTCCAATAAGGTAGAAAGCCTTAACGTATCCAATGCCGCTTCTATAATTTTTCATTTGTTATATACAAAACATCCTAAGTAA